From Oryza brachyantha chromosome 9, ObraRS2, whole genome shotgun sequence, a single genomic window includes:
- the LOC102701577 gene encoding ferrochelatase-1, chloroplastic has translation MECARCSGALHLDCSARFLGKGGSSRSSSHSSSTNLVSTKYEQNSRRNVKPSQLAASGSSCLVNRSPVLKQRQNLSLRSTLADVYNTFDEKVISVSSHATEEKVGVLLLNLGGPETLDDVQPFLFNLFADPDIIRLPRLFRFLQRPLAKLISTFRAPKSKDGYASIGGGSPLRKITDEQANALKVALKKKNLHANIYVGMRYWYPFTEEAIDQIKKDRITKLVVLPLYPQYSISTSGSSIRVLQNVVREDSYFAGLPISIIESWYQRDGYVKSMADLIEKELSIFSNPEEVMIFFSAHGVPLTYVTDAGDPYKDQMEDCIALIMGELRSRGILNSHTLAYQSRVGPVQWLKPYTDEVLVELGQQGVKSLLAVPVSFVSEHIETLEEIDMEYKELALESGIENWGRVPALGCTSSFISDLADAVVEALPSASAIVTKKADESDSDMDLMHYLSKMFFGSILAFVLLLSPRLISAFRNTLL, from the exons ATGGAGTGCGCCCGCTGCTCCGGGGCTCTTCATCTCGACTGCTCTGCGCGCTTCCTCGGGAAGGGGGGCTCCTCCAG GTCGTCCAGTCACTCCAGTTCTACAAATCTCGTTTCCACCAAATATGAGCAAAACTCACGCAGGAATGTTAAACCCTCACAATTAGCTGCAAGTGGATCTTCTTGTCTTGTTAACAGAAGTCCAGTGCTTAAGCAGCGACAGAATCTTTCTCTGAGGTCTACCTTGGCAGATGTATATAATACTTTTGATGAAAAGGTCATATCTGTTTCTTCGCATGCTACTGAAGAAAAGGTTGGAGTACTCTTGCTAAACCTTGGTGGCCCAGAGACACTGGATGATGTTCAACCATTTTTATTCAACCTGTTCGCTGACCCA GATATCATTCGATTGCCAAGGTTGTTCAGGTTTCTTCAAAGACCATTGGCCAAGCTTATCTCTACTTTTAGAGCTCCAAAGAGTAAGGACGGGTATGCTTCAATCGGTGGAGGTTCACCTTTGCGGAAAATTACTGATGAGCAG GCAAATGCTTTGAAGGTTGCACTGAAAAAGAAGAATTtgcatgcaaatatatatgttggaaTGCGATACTGGTACCCTTTTACAGAAGAAGCCATTGAtcag ATTAAGAAGGATAGGATTACAAAGCTTGTTGTTCTTCCATTGTACCCTCAGTACTCCATATCAACAAGTGGATCAAGCATCCGCGTTCTCCAAAATGTTGTCAG GGAGGATTCATATTTTGCTGGATTGCCAATTTCCATTATCGAATCATGGTACCAACGTGACGGTTATGTGAAATCAATGGCTGACTTAATTGAAAAGGAATTATCAATTTTTTCCAATCCTGAAGAG GTTATGATATTCTTCAGTGCCCATGGAGTACCGCTTACATATGTTACAGATGCTGGAGATCCTTACAAAGATCAGATGGAGGACTGCATTGCTTTGATCATGGGAGAGTTAAGATCCAGAGGAATCTTAAACAGCCATACTCTGGCTTACCAG AGTCGAGTTGGGCCAGTTCAGTGGCTTAAGCCGTATACTGATGAAGTTCTAGTTGAACTCGGTCAACAGGGTGTAAAGAGCCTCCTGGCTGTTCCAGTAAG CTTTGTGAGCGAGCACATCGAAACCTTGGAAGAAATTGACATGGAGTACAAGGAACTGGCTCTAGAATCGGGCATCGAGAACTGGGGAAGGGTTCCAGCTCTTGGGTGCACCTCATCCTTCATCTCTGACCTTGCTGATGCTGTGGTGGAAGCCCTGCCCTCCGCTTCGGCGATTGTAACCAAGAAGGCGGATGAAAGTGATTCTGACATGGACCTCATGCACTACCTGAGCAAGATGTTCTTCGGCTCCATCTTGGCGTTTGTCCTCCTGTTGTCGCCGAGGCTAATTTCCGCTTTCCGGAACACTCTGTTATAG
- the LOC102703059 gene encoding ubiquitin-conjugating enzyme E2 variant 1C-like has protein sequence MTLGSSGAGSSVVVPRNFRLLEELERGEKGIGDGTVSYGMDDADDIYMRSWTGTIIGPHNSVHEGRIYQLKLFCDKDYPEKPPSVRFHSRINMTCVNHETGVVDSRRFGVLANWQREYTMETILTQLKKEMATAQNRKLVQPPEGTFF, from the exons ATGACGCTGGGGAGCTCCGGCGCCGGATCGAGCGTCGTCG TTCCTCGGAACTTCAGGTTGCTAGAAGAGCTTGAACGTGGTGAGAAGGGCATTGGAGATGGAACAGTGAGCTATGGAATGGACGATGCAGATGACATCTATATGCGATCATGGACTGGCACCATTATTGGTCCACATAAT AGTGTCCATGAGGGTCGCATATACCAGTTGAAGCTGTTCTGTGATAAGGACTATCCGGAGAAGCCACCATCTGTCCGATTTCATTCCAGAATCAACATGACATGTGTTAATCACGAGACTGGAGTG GTTGACTCAAGGAGGTTTGGTGTCCTAGCAAACTGGCAGCGAGAGTACACCATGGAGACTATCCTTACCCAGCTCAAGAAGGAGATGGCAACCGCACAGAATCGCAAGTTAGTGCAACCTCCAGAAGGGACGTTCTTCTAG